Part of the Tenacibaculum sp. SZ-18 genome, AAGATGAAACAATTGATGGTGATGTAAAGTATCACTTAGGTTTAACTTTAAGTAAATCTTACAGAGGAGGTCAAGAGATGAAGATGAACTTAGTTCCGAATCCTTCTCACTTAGAAACTGTTGATGCAGTTGCTGAAGGAATTGTAAGAGCTAAAGTTGATTTAGATTATGATGGTGATGATACCAAAATTCTTCCAATCTTAGTACATGGAGACGCTGCAATCGCAGGTCAAGGAATTGTATATGAAGTCGTGCAAATGGCGCAATTAAATGGATATAAAACGGGAGGAACCATTCATGTTGTTGTAAATAACCAAGTTGGATTTACCACAAATTATTTAGATGCTCGTTCGAGTACTTATTGTACCGATGTAGCGAAGGTTACTTTGTCTCCAGTTTTACACGTAAATGCTGATGATGCCGAAGCTGTTTGTCATGCAATGCAAATTGCAGTCGAGTATAGAGCTCGTTTTAAAAAGGATGTTTTTATTGATTTATTAGGATACCGTAAATATGGTCATAACGAGGGAGATGAGCCTAGCTTTACACAACCTAAGTTATATAAGATTATTAAGAAGCATAAAAATGCTAAAGAAATTTATGTAGAAAAATTAGTAGAAGAAGGTTCGATTACAAAAGATTACGTAAAACAAATTACTGAAGAATTTAAAAATCATTTAGAAGCTGAATTTACAGAGTCTAAAAAGAAAACAACTTCTAAGATTCAAGATTTCATGCCAGATGTTTGGGGTGGATTTGTTCGAAAGCAATTAGAAGATATGTTGCAGCCAGTTGATACTAGTTATCCAGTTGATTCATTAAAAGAAATTGCAAAAGTAATATCGTCAACACCAGAAGGACATAAGTTTGTGCGTAAAGCAGAACGTATTTTACAAGGTCGTTCTAAAATGGTGTTCGAAGACAATAAATTAGATTGGGGTACAGCTGAGAATTTAGCATATGGTACTTTATTAGAAGAAGGGTTCAACGTTCGTATTTCTGGAGAAGATGTCGAAAGAGGTACATTCTCACATCGTCACGCAATTATGCGAGACGAAAACACATTAGAACGTGTTAATCTCTTAAATACTAATCCGAATAGCAAAGGAGAATTAACAATCTTCAACTCTCATTTATCAGAATACGGAGTTTTAGGTTTCGATTACGGTTATGCAATGGCAGCTCCAAATACTTTAACTATTTGGGAAGCACAGTTTGGTGATTTTGCTAACGGAGCACAAATCGTTTTCGATCAATATATTTCATCTGCTGAAGATAAATGGAAACTACAAAACGGATTGGTAATGTTATTACCACACGGTTATGAAGGTCAAGGTCCAGAACATTCATCTGCGAGAATAGAACGTTTCTTACAATCGTCTTCTACGGATAACTGGACAATAGCGAATTGTTCAACACCGGCGAATATTTATCATATTTTACGTCGCCAAATGAAGCGTGAATTCAGAAAACCATTAGTAGTTTTTACACCGAAGAGTTTATTGCGTTTACCAGCTGCGGTTAGTACAATAGAAGAATTAGCTGAAGGAGGATTTCAAGAAGTTATTGATGATACTATTGATACTGCTAACGTGAAGAAAATGGTATTTTGTACAGGTAAATTTTATTACGATTTATTAGCAGAAAGAAATAAGTTAGAAAGAAATGATGTTGCCTTAGTAAGGATAGAGCAATTATTTCCATTACATAATGATAAAATTAAAGCTGTAATGGATCGATATCCAAACGTTGACCGTTATGTTTGGGCACAAGAAGAACCTAAAAATATGGGATCTTGGTCTTACATGTTAGAGCGTTTTGAATTAGCTCGATTAGAGTGTGCTTCTGAAGAATATAGAGCGGCTCCAGCAGCAGGTTCAAGTGCACGTTTTAAAGAACGTCATCAAACAATTATTGACAAAGTTTTTGATAAATAACGAATAAAATAAACTCAGAAAAAAAAGAAAATATGAGTGTTTTAGAAATGAAAGTTCCTTCTCCAGGGGAATCAATTACAGAAGTAGAAATAGCAACTTGGTTAGTTGAAGATGGTGATTATGTAGAGAAAGATCAACCAATTGCAGAGGTTGATTCTGACAAAGCAACATTAGAATTACCTGCGGAAGAAAGCGGAATTATCACTTTAAAAGCTGAGGAAGGAGATGCAGTAGAAGTTGGTGCAGTTGTGTGTCATATAGATATGAGCGTTGCTAAACCAGAAGGAGGTGAGGAGAAAAAAGAGACTCCAAAAGTAGAAGAAAAAAAGGAAGCTCCAAAAGCAGAGCCAACTAAAGAAACTTATGCAACAGGAACAGCTTCTCCAGCAGCTAAGAAAATTTTGGCTGAAAAAGGAATGAATGCTTCTGACGTAAAAGGGTCAGGAAAAGATGGTAGGGTTACGAAAGATGACGCTGTAAAAGCAATTCCATCAATGGGAACACCAGGAATGGGATCAAGAGGAGTTGAGCGTAAAAAGTTATCAATGTTACGTAGAAAAGTAGCAGAACGTTTAGTTTCTGTGAAAAACGAAACAGCAATGTTAACTACGTTTAACGAAGTAAATATGCAACCAATTTTTGATTTACGTAAAGAGTATAAAGAAGACTTTAAGGCAAAACATGGTGTAGGTTTAGGTTTTATGAGTTTCTTCACTTTAGCTTGTGTTCGTGCATTACAAATGTACCCAGCGGTAAATTCAATGATTGATGGTAAAGAAATGGTGTCTTATGATTTCCAAGATATTTCAATTGCAGTTTCTGGACCAAAAGGATTAATGGTGCCAGTAATTAGAAATGCTGAAAATTTAACTTTTAGAGGTGTTGAGAGCGAAGTTAAGCGTTTAGCTATTAGAGCTCGTGAAGGTCAAATTACTGTTGATGAAATGACTGGAGGAACGTTCACAATTACTAATGGTGGTGTGTTCGGTTCTATGTTGTCAACTCCAATTATCAATCCTCCACAAAGCGCAATTTTAGGAATGCACAATATCGTTAATCGTCCAATGGCTGTTAATGGAGAAGTAGTTATTCAACCAATCATGTATGTAGCTTTATCTTACGATCACAGAATTATTGATGGTAAGGAATCTGTAGGTTTCTTAGTTGCTGTTAAAGAAGCATTAGAAAACCCAGTGGAGTTTCTAATGGGAGGAAATCCTAAGAAGGCTTTAGAAATGTAATCTTATTACATATTGAGAATATAAATTTAAACCCTATACTAAATCAGTGTAGGGTTTTTTTATGTAAAAAATACTTACTTGTTTAATGGAATCAAAGAATCAAAAAACTGCTATTACCTCCGAAAGAATTGAATTGCTAGATGTGTATAGAGGATTTGCTATTCTTGGAGTTTTTGTTGTTAATATTGTAATTATGAACTCAACGTTTTTGAATCAAGATGAGTTCGCTAAACAATGGACTTCTAGTTTAGATATTGCCATTCAGAAAGTATTACAG contains:
- a CDS encoding 2-oxoglutarate dehydrogenase E1 component, with translation MDKFSFLNAAHVGFISELYEQYQKNPDAVEPSWRSFFQGYDLANENFSLTDEEEEVEIPEEVRKEFLVIDLINGYRTRGHLFTKTNPVRERRKYTPTLDLEKFGLTQNDLLTVFSAGQILGIGPKTLDVIIQHLQAIYCDSIGVEYMYLRNPEEIKWWHNRLNQNDNHPNYNLDEKKYILSKLNQASTFESFLQTKYVGQKRFSVEGGETLIPGISVALRDAAEKFGVQECVLGMAHRGRLNTLVNIFKKPVRDLFSEFEGKDFEDETIDGDVKYHLGLTLSKSYRGGQEMKMNLVPNPSHLETVDAVAEGIVRAKVDLDYDGDDTKILPILVHGDAAIAGQGIVYEVVQMAQLNGYKTGGTIHVVVNNQVGFTTNYLDARSSTYCTDVAKVTLSPVLHVNADDAEAVCHAMQIAVEYRARFKKDVFIDLLGYRKYGHNEGDEPSFTQPKLYKIIKKHKNAKEIYVEKLVEEGSITKDYVKQITEEFKNHLEAEFTESKKKTTSKIQDFMPDVWGGFVRKQLEDMLQPVDTSYPVDSLKEIAKVISSTPEGHKFVRKAERILQGRSKMVFEDNKLDWGTAENLAYGTLLEEGFNVRISGEDVERGTFSHRHAIMRDENTLERVNLLNTNPNSKGELTIFNSHLSEYGVLGFDYGYAMAAPNTLTIWEAQFGDFANGAQIVFDQYISSAEDKWKLQNGLVMLLPHGYEGQGPEHSSARIERFLQSSSTDNWTIANCSTPANIYHILRRQMKREFRKPLVVFTPKSLLRLPAAVSTIEELAEGGFQEVIDDTIDTANVKKMVFCTGKFYYDLLAERNKLERNDVALVRIEQLFPLHNDKIKAVMDRYPNVDRYVWAQEEPKNMGSWSYMLERFELARLECASEEYRAAPAAGSSARFKERHQTIIDKVFDK
- the odhB gene encoding 2-oxoglutarate dehydrogenase complex dihydrolipoyllysine-residue succinyltransferase, giving the protein MSVLEMKVPSPGESITEVEIATWLVEDGDYVEKDQPIAEVDSDKATLELPAEESGIITLKAEEGDAVEVGAVVCHIDMSVAKPEGGEEKKETPKVEEKKEAPKAEPTKETYATGTASPAAKKILAEKGMNASDVKGSGKDGRVTKDDAVKAIPSMGTPGMGSRGVERKKLSMLRRKVAERLVSVKNETAMLTTFNEVNMQPIFDLRKEYKEDFKAKHGVGLGFMSFFTLACVRALQMYPAVNSMIDGKEMVSYDFQDISIAVSGPKGLMVPVIRNAENLTFRGVESEVKRLAIRAREGQITVDEMTGGTFTITNGGVFGSMLSTPIINPPQSAILGMHNIVNRPMAVNGEVVIQPIMYVALSYDHRIIDGKESVGFLVAVKEALENPVEFLMGGNPKKALEM